The region GAAACCAAAAACGGACCTGCAGACGGGGATGCAGGGAACTGTGGAATGGTATGTTAGCAAATGGGAACAGGCCACCCTTTAATTTCCGTAGTTATCCCGGTTTACGGATGTGAAACCTGCTTAGAAGAGCTTAGCAAGCGAATTACAGAAACGATGAAACAAATACCAGCCCATTTTGAAATCATCTTTGTCAATGATGCCAGCCCCGACAATGCATGGCAAACCATCGTACAGCTTGCGGCCAATGATGATCGGATTAAAGGAATTGATCTGGCCAGAAACTTTGGACAGCATCATGCCATAACCGCCGGCCTAGACTATACTGCAGGTGACTGGATTGTCGTCATGGATTGTGATCTGCAGGATAAACCGGAAGAAATAAAAACATTGTACGATAAGACACAGGAAGGGTTTGAAGTTGTTTTCGGCAACAGGGCAGTAAGACAGGATAACTGGTTCAAACGCAAAACGTCACAAATGTTTTACCGGGTATATGATTATTTTACGGGGCGCACTTCTGACCATACCATTGCCAATTTCAGCATCAGTTCCAAAAAAGTTATCGATGGGTTCAGAAGAATGCGGGAGCAAAACCGCTTCTTTCCTTTGTTTATTCAATGGATGGGATACAAAACCGACACTGTAAAGATAGAACATTGTGCACGGATGGAAGGAAAATCTTCTTATAATATCAAGAAACTGGTATCCCTTGCAACGGACGCCATCATTTCTCAGTCCAATAAACCATTGCGCCTGTCGATTCAGTTTGGATTTTTAATTGCCCTCGCGTCCTTTTTATACGGATTGTATTTATTTATCCGGTATTTTTTCCTGGCACAGCCAGTACAGGGCTGGACCAGTGTCATGGTCTCCATTTACTTTATCGGCGGATTGGTTTTTTTCAATTTCGGTGTACTGGGACTTTATCTCGGTAAAGTCTTCAATGAAGCAAAAGCCCGTCCACTCTACCTCATACGGGAAACGACCAAAGACCTGAAAGAACGGAGATGATGATATGGAAACAATACGTGAAACACCGTGGGATAAACGAAATTTCAATATTGACACTTATGAAATACTCGACTATTCAGAAGAAACACTCGAAAAAACAGACACGCTTAATGGACACTTCACCATTAAGGTCAATCCGCTGGAAAATCCGGAACTGCTTTTAAAACATGGATTTTATTACATGGATACATTAATCGAACCAGTTTGCCAGCGAAAAAATTTAACAATCTACCAAAAAAATGGAACATCTATCTCACGCGAATATGACTGGGAGCAAATTGCTCATATTGCCGATGAAGCATTCATGCACGGGCGATTCCATCGGGATTTTCACATCCCCAATCACTTGGCTGATCTGCGTTATGCGAACTGGGTAAAAGATCTGCAGAAGCAAGACAATATTTTTGCATTGAAATACAACGGCCAAACAGTAGGATTCTATGGGTATGTTCATGACAAAGTCCTGCTTCTTGGGATTAAAAAAGACTTCCGCAAACTAGGACTCGCCAAAGCGTTCACCAGTCAGGGGTGCCTGGAGCAATTCAACCTGGGTTATGACCAGCTCCGCACATCAATCTCAGCGGCTAATGTTGCATCCTTGAATCTTTTTTATGCACTGGGATTCAGGCTGTCAGATACTGTTGATGTGTACCATAAACTATCCGGTCCGGGCGTGTGACCATGGGATACCTCTATATTTTCGGAACGATTTTTTTTACCGTCTACGGACAACTGGTGCTGAAATGGAAAATTGATCAAGCCGGCAGTCTTCCCCAGGAATGGATGGAAAAGCTGCTGTTCCTGCTGCAGCTTTTGCTTAATCCGTGGATTTTGTCAGGTTTTATGTCGGCATTTGTCGCATCATTGTTCTGGATGGCAGCCATGACCAAATTTAATATCAGTTATGCTTACCCGTTTATGAGTTTGTCATTTGTTCTGGTTTTTCTGTTGTCGGTATTTTTATTTGGGGATCCGGTGACAGGAAAAAAAGTACTCGGTTTGGCCCTGATTGTAGCGGGCATTATCGTAACGAGCCAATCTTTGTGAGGTGAAAATATGATTCCGTTTAACAAGCCATGTTATGTGGGGGACGAGGACAAAACAATCAGCAAAGCACTGCAGCATAATAAACTTTCCGGAAACGGTTCTTTTGGAAAAATATGTACCGACTGGCTGGAGAATCAGCTGAATTGTGAAAAAGCACTGCTTACACCATCATGCACAGCGGCACTGGAAATGACCGCACTGCTCATTGATGCAGGGCAAGGTGATGAAATTATTATGCCGTCCTATACTTTTGTATCTACTGCAAATGCATTTGCGCTAAGAGGAGCGTCGATCCGGTTTGTTGATGTGGATCCGGCGACAATGAATATCTCTCCTTCAGCAATTAAAGAGGCAATTACCAGCAAAACAAAAGCAATCGTTGTCGTCCATTATGCTGGTGTATCCTGTGATATGGACACTGTAATGGATATTGCCCAGCGTGACAATCTATGGGTGATAGAAGATGCAGCACAAGGGTTAATGAGTTCGTTTAGGGGAAAACCGCTCGGCACTATCGGCCATTTCGGCACCATCAGTTTTCATGAAACAAAAAACTACACATGTGGTGAAGGTGGTGCTTTAATTATCAATGATATCGATATGATCGAACGGGCCGAAATATTACAGGAAAAAGGAACAAACCGTCAGCAGTTTTTTCGGGGAATGGTCGACAAGTACTCCTGGCGGGATATCGGATCCTCCTATCTCCTAAGCGACATCAATGCAGCCTATTTATCTGTACAACTGCACAACGCCAAACATATTTTGTCCGACCGGATGTATTCCTGGGATAAATATTTTAACGCTCTTTGTGACTTAGATGAAATCGGCATTCCCTTTATTCCGGACAGTTGCACACATAATGCCCATATGTTTTATATCAAAACGGATGAGGCGCATGGACTGATTGACTTTCTGGCCAAGAACGATATTATGGCCGTTACCCATTATGTACCGCTTCATTCTTCATATGCCGGACAAATATACGGTGAAATGGCAGGCAGGGATCAACATACAACCAGGGAAAGTGAACGAATTGTGCGACTGCCATTATATTACGGAATGGGAGAAGAGACTGTCGATTATGTGGCGAGCCATGTCAAAAGCTATTTCAGGTCATAAACTCATTCTGCTTGCCTGCCTGATTATTGCCGCATATTTGATGCCTTATTTGATCCTTGGCGAGGATACACATATTCGTGTCCACGACAATCTTGATTCAAACATTGTCTGGTATAAACTTCTTGTTGAAAGCGGCCAGTTTTTTTCAACGGGAACGTTGCCGAATGTCATTAACGGGCTGCCGCGAAGCACACTTGCTTCCCCTTTTGATATAGTGGTCTGGCTTTATGTACTTTTTGAGCCGATAACTGCATATACAATCGGTCAGGCGGTAATGCGGTTTGCTGCGTTTTTTGGCATGTATCTTTTGTTGCGGCGATGGATCCGCCAGCCTTGGATAACAGTAGGAACAGCTTTAGGGTTCGCCCTGCTCCCTTATTGGCCATCAGGACTTCTGTCAATTGCGGGATTGCCACTCGCCCTGCATATTTTTCTAAATATCCGAAAGCACGGCTGGAATGTTCGAAAGTATAATTGGGTAATTCTATTTTTGCTTCCGTTTTTTTCAAGTTTTATCTTAACCTTTGTATTTTTCCTTGGTTTGATTGGGCTGCTCTGGCTGATAGACCGGTTTCGTCTTCACAAGTTTAATTGGCCGTTTTTTACAGCCATCGCAGGCATGACGGTACTGTATCTTGCCAAAAACTATATTCTGATTTATGGCATGTTTTTCAGTGATGGATTCACGTCGCACCGGGAGAATCTTAATCTAGGCCATAACAATTTAACTGATACGTTTGAATTGTTTGCAGACAATTTTATTAACGGACATACACATGACATGGCTGTCCAAACGTATATTATCATTCCGGTTATTGGTCTGGCATTTCTGGTTGCTGCCCGGCATAATATCAAACCGAGGCTGCTCACTGCGCTGTTTTTGTTCAATGCATTTCTTTCCCTCTGGTATGCTTTCTGGTACTGGGAAGGCTGGCGCATTGTCAAAGAGAACTTCATGATTGCCAACACGTTTAATTTCAGCCGAATCCATTTTCTTGACCCGATGATTTGGTATATTTGTTTTGCCCTGGCATTGTGGATTTTGTGGAGACACCTGCCGTTTGGGAAAGTGCTTGTTTCCGTATTGATGGTGGTACAGCTGGGGATTCTTATTGGGCTGAATGAAGAAATCAAATACAGTAGCATTGACACCCCAACGTTTGCTGAATTTTATTCGGTCGATTTGTTCGATGATATACAGGAATACATCGGGAAGGATCAATCTGAATATCGGGTTGTCAGCATTGCCATGCATCCGACGATTGCCCAGTACAACGGATTTTTTACGCTTGATACGTATAATAATAGCTTTCCGCTCTCCTATAAGCAAAAATTCCGGAAAATCATCGCCCCGGAACTGGAAAAAAATAAAACACTCAAAAATTACTATGACACATGGGGAAGCCGACTTTATATGTATGTTGCAGAACTCGGCAAGCATTATCTGTTCACGAAGCAGAGTGATGAAGTAATTGATAACCTGGAAATAAACACATCAGCACTACGGAAGCTTGGTGGTGATTACGTTTTTTCAGCACTGCCGATTGAAAATTATCAGGAAAATGGTTTGTCATTTGAACGCAGCTTCACAGCTGCAGGTTCGGGGTCCCCATGGAAAATATACTTATATAAAGTGGAACCTGATTAATTCAGGTTCCGCTTTTTGACTTAAATAAAGACGATTGATTTTATGCGCGATTTTACACCTTTTATGCTCGGTTTCAGGTGCGATATACGTAATTCCTGCTCATTATATATGCTCGATTTTAAATCAGCTGTTCGAGCCAGTTTCTTTTCTTGAACTTAAAAATACTAAATGGAATAATAGAAATACAAATCCGACATCATTAATTGGAATAAAAGTGAGTGATGATATAATGAAAAGATTAGCCGATTTAAATACGATGGAAGAACGTCTCGATCTAATGAAAGAGACAGTGAAGCCTTTTAAACAGCGTGGCGAAATACACGATCGGGAAGGAACATTCCCCTTTGATAACTTTAATGACCTGAAAGATATCGGGTATCCGGCCTTGACCATTCCCGAAAAATTCGGTGGATTAGGAATTTCTCTGTGCGAAATGCTTAAGCATCAGGAAATCATTGCGAAGGCAGACGGTTCAACAGCTCTTTCGATTGGCTGGCATATGGGTATTACGAAACATACAGGTGAAAATGAAAGCTGGGACCGGAAAAAATTCCAGGCATTTGCCGATGATGTCAAGGAAACCGGAGCACTGTTGAATAATGCAGCTACTGAACCTGCCACGGGAAGCCCTACGCGTGGCGGAAAACCTCAAACGACCGCCAAAAAATCCGGCAATGGCTGGGTAATTACTGGCCGAAAGACTTTTACAACGATGGCGCCAATTCTCTCGTACGCGGTTGTGAGTGCCTCCATTGAAAACTCAGATAAAGTGGGGAATTTTTTAATCAGGCGCGAACGCGAAGGTGTAAGCGTTGATGAAACGTGGGATTCTACCGCTATGAAGGCAAGCGGAAGTCATGACCTTGTTCTTGAAAACGTTCATATTGGCGAGGACGATTTGATTGGCTATCTGACTCCAGGCAAGAAGGCTGCTGCCGGATGGCTGCTGCATATCCCGGCATGTTACCTTGGCATTGCCCGTGCCGCACAGGAGTACGCAACCATTTTTGCTTCGGAATACTCACCAAACAGCATTCAAGGAACGATTTCGGAATTGCCGAATGTGAAAGAAAAACTGGGTCAGATGGAACTGCGCATCATGCAAAGTTCCAGTTTTCTGTACAGTGTCGCTGCAAAATGGGATGCAAGCAGTGAGATGGTAAGGGCAAACATGCAGCCAGAACTGGGAGCGGTTAAAGTGTCGGTGGTCAACCAGGCAGTGGAAATTGTTGACCTCGCAATGAGGGTGGCCGGAGCACGCAGTTTATCGGCAAAAAACCCGCTCCAACGCTACTACCGCGACGTCCGTGCCGGAATCCATAACCCGCCAATGGATGACATGGTAATCTCGCAACTAGGTGGTCATGCCTTAAACAGGATAAAATAAACGAAAGGATAGCCTGGTAAATATAGGCTATCCTTTTAAAATACCTATTGTTTTCTGTTCTCCAGCAAACTGACAATTCTGCCGCCAACATCTGCAGTCGATGCTTTTCCGCCAAGATCCGGGGTCAAGTTGTCTTTTTCCTTAATAATTTCCCGGATGACCTCAAGGACTATCGCGCCCCATCGTTCCTCATCAAAAAAATCGAGCATCTGACTGACCGACCAGATTGCAGCAAGCGGATTGGCAAGTCCTTTTCCGGCAATATCCGGTGCTGATCCATGTACAGGCTCGAACATGGATGGGAATTCTTTTTCAGGATTCACGTTTGCTCCGGTTGCCAGTCCCAGCCCGCCTGTCAATGCAGCACCAAGGTCTGTTAAAATATCGCCGAAAAGATTGGATGTGACAACAACTTCAAACCTGCCAGGATCATTGACGAAATACAGACTTGCGGCATCGACAAGATAGGAGGAGGTTTCAACATCCGGATACTCTTTGCCAATCTCTTCAAAAACCTCATCCCAGAAAACCATTGAATGGTTCAAAGCATTGCCTTTGCTGATGCTTGTGAGAGTTTTTCCGGTACGTTTTGCTTCCTCATAGGCATAACGGATAATCCGCTCTGTACCTTTGCGGGAAAACACTCCAGTCTGCAAAACGACTTCTTCCGGCTTTCCTTTATATAACCGGTCACCGGCACCCGCGTACTCACCTTCACTGTTTTCACGGATCACAAGAAAATCAATATCTTTATCGGTTCGGGATTTCAATGGTGTTAACGATTCATCCAAAAGTGTTACTGGACGAAGATTTACATATTGATCAAATTCTTTCCGGATTTTCAACAGCAAATCCCAAAGTGAAATGTGATCCGGTACACCAGGATAGCCGACAGCACCCAGGTAGATGGCATCAAATGTTTTCAACTGCTCGATTCCATCATCAGCCATCATTCTGCCTTCCTGCAGATAATACTCACACCCCCACGGAAATTCGGTAAATGAGAAAGAAAGATTATCATCTAAATTTTCAATTGCTTTTAATACTTTAACTCCTTCTGCTACGACTTCCGGTCCAATTCCATCACCCGGAATCAACGCTATATTGATATGCTTCATACATTACCTCCTCATTAGCTACGATATGTTTCAATCAGGCGTGCAGTCTTTCCTCATTCTTTGTTTTTTGTTGTTGCCGGTTGCCCAGATACCGAATCAGGAAGAACTGAATAATAATCCCCGCAATCAGAAGCACAAAACCATTTCCAACTATAGAATAGGAAAGGAATAATACTGCAGCAATTCCTGCAGGCACCAATGCATATGGGATTTGTGTATTGACGTGTGCGATATGATCTGATTCAGCAAATATCGATGACATAACGGTAGTATCCGAAATTGGGGAAACATGGTCACCGAAGATTGCCCCGGCAAATACGGCACCTATTATAATTTGCACTAGCTCTATACCGCCAAAACTATAGGCAAGCGGAATGGCAATCGGTGTCAGAATAGACATCGTCCCCCATGATGTGCCTGTAGCAAACGAGATGAACATGCCAATAATAAATATCAGAAACGGAATAAGTGCTGCTGTCATCCAGCTTTCCGTCACACTGACAACATATTCAGCAGTTCCCAATTCCGAAGTGACGGTACCAATCGACCATGCCAACACAATAATAATCAGTGCCGGCAGCATCGTCCGTATCCCGCCCAGGAGTGTGTCTTCGCATGTTTTCAAATCCATCCCCTGAAAAAGTGCAATAATCATACCCACTAACGTCATCGAAAATGCACCCCATGTCAGGGATACTGCAACCTTTGTATCAGCCAACGCATCCATGATGGACTTTCCTTCAGCGCCGCCACCCGTGAACCACAATGCCCAGACACTTACGCCAATAAGTGTTGCAAGCGGTAAAATAAAGTTCCATACACTTCCTTCTTTTTTAAAAGGCTCACCCAAATCCTGGTCCACTGATGATAATGGGGTTGAATCCTCCGGAATTAATTTACCTGTCGTTTTCGCCCGGTGCTCCGCTTTTGCCATCGGTCCAAAATCCTTCATGGCAATAATCATTGGAACAGCCAACAAACATAGTATCGCATAAAAATTCCAAGGAATCGACTGCAGGAAGACAAAATATGGCTCAGCCCCGGTGATACTTAAACCAGCAAAAGCAGCGGCAATCAACGAGACCTGAAAACCAATCCAGTCCGAGACAGGTCCAAGTGTTGCCATTGGTGCTGCTGTTGAATCCAATATGTACGACAGTTTTTCCCTTGAAACTTTATGCTTCGCGGTAATATCTTTAGAAGCATTCCCAACAATAACGGTATTGACATAATCATTGAAAAAAATCACGATCCCTAAAATGTATGCTAAAAATTGGACACGTTTAGCTGATGTCAGTTTTTTTTCCAGCATTTTGATCAGCCCGGCGGACCCACCAGTTTTAAACATGAATGCGGCCCCAGTCCCAAGTAACGCTGTCATTACCAGGAAGCGCGCATTCCACGGATCCGTCATCACGTCTTTCATCCAGGTAAACGTTATCCCGACACCCGCAAACGGATCACCGCCTGCTGCAATCATCCCTCCAATCCAGATACTGATAAACAATGACATTAGTACCCGTTTCGTGACAATTGCCAAAGCGACAGCAGCAAGCGGTGGTACAATAGATAAAAAGTCCATCTGAAACTTTCTCCCCTTCGTATATTTTAAATATATTCTCGCTGGACCCGCATCATCAAACTTGCTAAAACTTCATCAACATTACTGCCCATCCAGTCAGCAATTTGTGGAGCAAGAATTTCATTATCACCCTGTCTGCCCATGACAATGACTTCGTCGCCTTCTGAGACTCCATCAATATTGGTGACATCAATCAGCGTCTGATCCAATGAGATAGAACCGACAATTCCAGCTCGTTGTCCCCTGACAAGCATCTGACCCTTGTTGGATAGCGCGAGATGGTACCCATCACCAAGGCCGATTGGAACAACTGCAATTTTTTCCTTTTTTTTGGTGACATAACTGCCGCCGTAACCGACAGGGGTTTCAGGCGGCAATTCCCGCACCCTGACAAGCTTTGACCGCAGGCGCATAACCGGTTTTAACCGGACCATTTTCCGTTGGCGTGGTGCAGGAGCATAGCCAAACAACGCAATACCGGGGCGTACCATACCAAGGTGCATATCCTGACGCTCAAGTGTAATGGTCGATGCTGCTACATGCTTGATTGGAAAATGAAACCCATTACTTTCCAATTCCGCCACAGTATCATGAAACAGTTGATATTCCTGTTCCGTTTTTTCCCATTCACCTTCGTCGGCACTGGAAAAGTGTGTATAAATGCCTTCCCAGCTTATGCCAGGAAGATCATAGCAGGTTTCACAAAAGGACAGCACCTCGCCCGGCTCCATTCCAAACCGGTGCAGCCCCGTGTCCATTTTGACATGCAGAGGCAACGTTACATTTCGCTTTATCGCTTCCGCACTTATCGTTTTTGCCAGTTCAGTGGATGCAACAAATGGGGTCAATTCATATTCAATCACATCACCGGCCTGTTCAAATGTGATGGAACCCAGCAAATGAATCGGTACATCGACACCACTTTCGCGAAGCGCTGCACCTTCCTCTACTGCCGTAACCCCGAGGCGGTCAGCCCCGGCTTTGACAGCTTCCTTGCCGATCGGCACAACTCCATGACCATATGCATTCGTCTTAATTACCGCCATTAGCATACTGTCATCATGTATCCGTTTTTTTATATTCCGGACGTTTTCATGAAAGGCACCAAGGTCGACTTCCGCCACCGTCGGATTATGGGATGTTATCCTTGCTGTCTGCCGCATACACCATTCCCCCCTCATTTAAAATGGATTTTTTTCCATTACTTCCAGCTTCAGCATTCTCGGACTAGAGCCCTGCCTACGCTTTGCTTTCAGCATTTTCCTCATAAAGCGAACGGAATGCTTTTACCAGTTTTTTGGTGACATTTCCCGGCGAACCATCGCCAATCGTGTGATTATCCACCTGTAAAATTGGGATGACATCCAGTTTTGTCGCCGAAACAAACACTTCATCAGCTGCAAGCAATTCATCAACGGTAAACGTTTCCTCATTAGTTTTTATTCCCAGTTCGGCAGCCAATTGCAGTAATTTTTTTCGAGTAATCCCATTTAAAATATAGTTATCAGCCGGATGTGTATACAATTCACCATTTTTTACCATAAATACATTCGATGCACTTGCTTCCGTTACCGTTTCACCTCTGTGCAGGATTGCTTCAACTGCATCATTTTCCACTGCTTCCTGTTTGGCCATTGCATTTGGCAATAGATTCAATGTCTTTATGTCACAACGCAGCCAGCGGATATCATCAACAAGCACAGCTTTTGCACCCTGATCCTCCACATCGGTCATCCTGTCTTCTTCCCGCGTATATGCAACAGTTACTGATGATACATCATCACCCGGGAAATAATGTTCCCGTGATGCAATTCCCCTGGATATCTGCATATAAATAATGCCCTCTTCCAATTTGTTGACAGACACAAGTTCTTCCAGCTTCTGTTTCAGCTGTGCGGTCGATTCAGGCAGATCCAGCCGGATTTCGCGGGCACTTCTTTCCAACCGCTCCATATGCTCATCAAGCATTAATGGCTTACCATTGTAAACACCGATAACCTCATAGATCCCGTCACCAAACTGATAGGCGCGGTCTTCAATATCCACAATATTTTCCCGCTCGATTATCTCATTATTGAATAATATTTTACTCATGAAAAAACCTCCTTACATTTTTTTGGATTCCTTCATCAGCTTCTGAACAACAGAGGTGTCAACACTGCTTCCCGTGACGATGACGGCAACCTGTGAACCCGGCTTAACCTTTTGATGCAACAGTGCACCAATTCCGGAAGCTGCCGCCCCTTCGATAATCATTTTGTGTTGATCAAGCATAAAAGTCATCCCATCAGCGAATTCCTGTTCATCCATTAATAAAAGCTCATCGACATATTTTTGGACCAATTGAAACGTGTATTGATTTTGCAGACCAATTCCGCCAAGCAGACTGTCGGCAAGTGTATCGTTTTCGTCAATCTGTATCGGTTTTCCCGCCTGAATGCTGGCATGCATTGCAGGACCGTTTGCTGTTGATAGACCAACGAGCCAGATGCGCGGATTTGTTTCCTTCAAGGCAACACCCAAACCGGAATGCAGTCCTCCGCCGGACAATCCGGCAAGAACGGTATTAACTTCCGGCAACTCTTCAAACAGTTCCAGTCCAATTGTACCTTGCCCTGCGATAATGTGCGGATCATCAAAAGGGTGAATGACAGTAAGCCCTTCTTCTCTTTCCAGTTCATAGCTGCGCGCTTCAGCGTCATCCTGGGATTCACCGTAAATTTCAACTGTTGCACCGGATTTCTGAAGCGCCTCCACTTTTCCATTTGGAACCCTTTCGGAAATACAAATGACTGCCTTGATTCCAAGTTTTTTGGCCATATAGGCAACGCTCAAGCCGAAATTCCCGGTCGAAAAAGTGGTAATTCCTCTATCCCGTTCCTTCTCTGTTAAACTAAGAATCTTATTCGCCGCTCCCCTGATTTTAAATGAGCCGCTCGGATTCATATTTTCCAGTTTCAAGTAAACGGACGCACCAGACACATCAGAAAGTCCTGATGAATAAACCAGTGGTGATT is a window of Virgibacillus ihumii DNA encoding:
- the dat gene encoding D-amino-acid transaminase; the encoded protein is MSKILFNNEIIERENIVDIEDRAYQFGDGIYEVIGVYNGKPLMLDEHMERLERSAREIRLDLPESTAQLKQKLEELVSVNKLEEGIIYMQISRGIASREHYFPGDDVSSVTVAYTREEDRMTDVEDQGAKAVLVDDIRWLRCDIKTLNLLPNAMAKQEAVENDAVEAILHRGETVTEASASNVFMVKNGELYTHPADNYILNGITRKKLLQLAAELGIKTNEETFTVDELLAADEVFVSATKLDVIPILQVDNHTIGDGSPGNVTKKLVKAFRSLYEENAESKA
- the eutB gene encoding hydroxyectoine utilization dehydratase EutB, with protein sequence MAGKELSLKDIWLAKKRISPYVPKSPLVYSSGLSDVSGASVYLKLENMNPSGSFKIRGAANKILSLTEKERDRGITTFSTGNFGLSVAYMAKKLGIKAVICISERVPNGKVEALQKSGATVEIYGESQDDAEARSYELEREEGLTVIHPFDDPHIIAGQGTIGLELFEELPEVNTVLAGLSGGGLHSGLGVALKETNPRIWLVGLSTANGPAMHASIQAGKPIQIDENDTLADSLLGGIGLQNQYTFQLVQKYVDELLLMDEQEFADGMTFMLDQHKMIIEGAAASGIGALLHQKVKPGSQVAVIVTGSSVDTSVVQKLMKESKKM